The following proteins are co-located in the Triticum aestivum cultivar Chinese Spring chromosome 1A, IWGSC CS RefSeq v2.1, whole genome shotgun sequence genome:
- the LOC123053839 gene encoding subtilisin-like protease has protein sequence MPILACSRRSVDDMAHLTALLLASVLVFVLSATPTLSIITGGGGATARQSTSLNHGAARTYVVLVEPPAHAHHADEAAPRRWHKSFLRPGSRPGRTAGGDAPTIRHSYTGVFSGFAAKLTEDELAAVSRKRGFVRAFPERRVPLMTTRTPGFLGLDAKRGVWNATNYGEGVIVGFLDTGIAASHPSFGDEGMPPPPARWKGKCQAPVRCNNKLVGLVSLMGGNDTTDAVGHGTHTAGTAAGHFVDGVSAFGLGRGTAAGIAPGAHLAMYKVCDGEGCFESDILAGMDAAVKDGVDVLSLSLGGPSIPLDKDLIAIGAFGVMSKGVLVVCAGGNSGPTPSTLSNEAPWILTVGAGSVDRSYRATVRLGDGEAFDGESLTQDKRFSAKAYPLYYPQGTSYCDYFDGVNITGKVVVCDTETPLPPLNSIQAVQAAGGAGVVFINEADFGYTIVVEKYYNLPMSQVTATDGAKIMGYARVGSTAAAHTATILFNSSIVHVKPAPIVAAFSSRGPNAASPGVLKPDIMAPGLNILAAWPSMVPIGGTESYSYNVASGTSMAAPHVTGIVALVKKAHPEWSPSAVKSAIMTTSSTADNAGHPIMDEEHRKASFYSIGAGHVDAAKVVDPGLVYDLDVGDYSAYICGLLGEPAMKTITGNSSLTCAAVGSIPEAQLNYPAILVPLSEKPFKAKRTVTNVGPAMSTYTAHLDVPGWLKVKVEPEALEFTSAMEKKTFTVTVSSRGGDADAGQLAEGSLRWVSEDHVVRSPIIADARVVPT, from the coding sequence ATGCCCATACTTGCATGCTCTCGTAGATCGGTAGATGACATGGCTCACCTGACGGCACTACTCCTCGCGTCCGTTCTCGTCTTCGTCTTGAGCGCGACACCCACGCTGAGCATTATCACTGGCGGAGGCGGTGCGACAGCGAGGCAGAGTACCAGCCTCAACCATGGAGCCGCTCGAACTTACGTAGTGCTCGTCGAGCCTCCGGCGCACGCGCACCACGCCGACGAAGCCGCGCCCCGGAGATGGCACAAGTCGTTCCTGCGGCCGGGGTCGCGCCCTGGCAGGACGGCCGGCGGCGACGCACCGACCATTCGCCACTCGTACACGGGCGTGTTTTCCGGCTTCGCCGCAAAGCTGACGGAGGACGAGCTCGCAGCGGTGTCCAGGAAGCGCGGGTTCGTGCGCGCCTTCCCGGAGCGGAGGGTGCCGCTGATGACGACGCGCACGCCGGGGTTCCTCGGCCTGGACGCCAAGCGAGGCGTCTGGAACGCCACAAACTACGGCGAGGGCGTCATCGTCGGGTTTCTCGACACCGGCATCGCCGCCTCGCACCCTTCGTTTGGAGACGAGGgcatgccgccgccgcctgccAGGTGGAAGGGCAAGTGCCAGGCCCCCGTGCGTTGCAACAACAAGCTCGTCGGCCTGGTGTCGCTCATGGGCGGCAACGACACCACCGACGCCGTCGGGCACGGGACGCACACGGCAGGCACCGCGGCGGGCCACTTCGTGGACGGCGTCTCGGCGTTCGGCCTCGGCAGGGGCACCGCCGCCGGGATCGCGCCGGGCGCGCACCTGGCCATGTACAAGGTATGCGACGGCGAAGGATGCTTCGAGTCCGACATACTGGCCGGGATGGACGCGGCGGTGAAGGACGGCGTGGACGTGCTGTCGCTCTCCCTCGGCGGCCCCTCCATACCATTGGACAAGGACCTGATCGCGATCGGCGCGTTCGGGGTGATGTCCAAGGGCGTCCTCGTGGTGTGCGCCGGCGGTAACAGCGGCCCGACGCCCTCCACGCTGTCAAACGAGGCGCCGTGGATATTGACCGTGGGGGCCGGGTCGGTGGACCGGAGCTACCGAGCCACCGTGCGGCTCGGCGACGGGGAGGCGTTCGACGGCGAGTCGCTGACGCAGGACAAGCGCTTCAGCGCCAAGGCGTACCCGCTCTACTACCCTCAGGGCACCAGCTACTGCGATTACTTCGACGGCGTCAACATCACCGGCAAGGTGGTCGTGTGCGACACCGAGACGCCGTTGCCTCCGCTGAACTCGATCCAGGCGGTCCAGGCGGCAGGCGGCGCCGGAGTGGTGTTCATCAACGAAGCCGACTTCGGGTACACCATCGTGGTAGAGAAGTATTATAACCTCCCAATGTCACAGGTGACCGCGACCGACGGCGCCAAGATCATGGGCTACGCCAGGGTGGGCTCGACGGCGGCCGCCCACACCGCAACGATACTGTTCAACAGCTCGATTGTTCACGTGAAGCCGGCGCCCATCGTCGCGGCCTTCTCGTCCCGCGGGCCGAACGCGGCCAGCCCCGGCGTGCTCAAGCCCGACATCATGGCGCCGGGGCTCAACATCCTCGCCGCGTGGCCGTCGATGGTGCCTATCGGTGGCACGGAGTCGTACAGCTACAACGTTGCCTCCGGCACGTCCATGGCCGCGCCGCACGTCACCGGCATCGTGGCGCTCGTGAAGAAGGCGCACCCGGAGTGGTCGCCGTCGGCGGTCAAGTCGGCCATCATGACCACGTCCAGCACCGCCGACAACGCGGGGCACCCCATCATGGACGAAGAGCACCGGAAGGCGAGCTTCTACTCGATCGGCGCCGGCCACGTGGACGCGGCGAAGGTCGTGGACCCGGGCCTGGTCTACGACCTCGACGTCGGCGACTACAGCGCCTACATCTGCGGGCTGCTCGGTGAGCCGGCCATGAAGACTATTACGGGCAACAGCAGCTTGACGTGCGCGGCGGTGGGGTCCATACCAGAGGCGCAGCTGAACTACCCGGCGATACTGGTGCCACTCTCCGAGAAGCCGTTCAAGGCGAAGCGGACGGTGACAAACGTGGGGCCGGCGATGTCGACGTACACCGCTCACCTGGACGTGCCCGGGTGGCTCAAGGTGAAGGTGGAGCCAGAGGCGCTGGAGTTCACGTCGGCGATGGAGAAGAAGACATTCACGGTGACCGTGAGCAGCAGGGGAGGCGACGCCGACGCCGGGCAGCTGGCAGAGGGGAGCCTACGCTGGGTGTCTGAAGATCACGTGGTGCGGAGCCCGATCATCGCGGACGCCAGGGTTGTCCCGACATGA
- the LOC123053846 gene encoding pentatricopeptide repeat-containing protein At1g20230 has product MCQHSSKTEVMPRVNSSKTDGRRCASKPMCQHSNTLLHFLRHVSFPPDAHLLPSALKSCPAQPLARALHAAAAVSGLAEDPFVASSLLHTYLRLGATSDARGVFERMPDKSVVGWSALIAGYSARGDAKAAWGLLERMRSAGVEPNVITWNGLVSGLNRSGSALDAVKALVRMHGEGFLPDATGVSCALSAVGDVKEVSVGEQLHGYVVKAGCRLDQHVVTALIDMYGKCGRADEISHVFHESSHMDVATCNALVAGLSRNAQVSQALLLFSEFVSRGVKLNVVSWTSIVACCVQNGKDLEAVDLFRKMQSKGIEPNSVTIPCVLPAFANVAALMHGRSAHCFSLRKGFLHDVYVGSALVDMYAKCGKVRDARTIFDAIPSKNTVSWNAMIGGYAMHGEAANAVQLFCLMQKCKQKPDLVTFTCVIGACGQAGLTEEGRRYFSEMQHSHGISPRMEHYACMVTLLGRAGKLDEAYDLINEMPFEPNGCIWGSLLGSCRVYGNVFLAEVAAEKLFELEPENTGNYVLLSNIYASKKMWDGVSRVRDQMKNMGLKKEKGCSWIEIKNKVHMLFAGDNSHPMMTAITEKLKQLTIEMSRLGFAPSTDFVLHDVEEQEKDDILAVHSEKLAVALGLISTSPGTPLRVIKNLRICGDCHEAMKFISCFEGREISVRDTNRFHHFKDGKCSCGDYW; this is encoded by the coding sequence ATGTGCCAACACTCCTCAAAAACAGAAGTCATGCCCCGCGTAAACTCCTCAAAAACAGACGGCAGGAGGTGCGCGTCCAAGCCAATGTGCCAACACTCCAACACCCTTCTGCACTTCCTCCGCCACGTCTCCTTCCCGCCGGACGCGCACCTCCTGCCGTCCGCGCTCAAGTCATGCCCCGCGCAGCCCCTCGCCCGCGCGCTCCACGCGGCCGCCGCGGTCTCCGGCCTTGCGGAGGATCCCTTCGTCGCCTCCTCGCTCCTCCACACCTACCTCCGCCTCGGAGCCACCAGCGACGCCCGCGGCGTGTTCGAAAGAATGCCGGACAAGAGTGTCGTCGGCTGGAGCGCACTCATCGCCGGTTACTCTGCACGAGGCGATGCCAAGGCCGCGTGGGGCCTTCTGGAGCGGATGCGGAGCGCCGGCGTGGAGCCGAATGTGATCACCTGGAATGGACTGGTTTCCGGGCTGAACCGGAGCGGCAGCGCCCTCGACGCTGTCAAGGCACTTGTGAGGATGCACGGGGAAGGGTTCTTGCCGGACGCCACCGGTGTCTCGTGTGCACTCTCTGCGGTCGGGGATGTGAAAGAGGTCTCGGTTGGCGAGCAGCTGCATGGATATGTGGTGAAGGCAGGGTGCAGGCTAGATCAACATGTGGTCACTGCGCTCATCGACATGTACGGCAAGTGTGGGCGTGCTGATGAGATTTCTCACGTGTTCCATGAGTCCAGCCACATGGATGTTGCTACCTGCAACGCTCTCGTCGCTGGGCTCTCTCGGAACGCCCAGGTCTCTCAGGCATTGTTGCTGTTCAGCGAGTTTGTTAGCCGAGGAGTCAAGTTGAATGTTGTGTCCTGGACCTCGATTGTTGCCTGCTGTGTGCAGAATGGGAAAGATTTGGAAGCGGTGGATCTTTTCAGGAAGATGCAGTCAAAAGGGATCGAGCCAAATTCAGTCACGATACCCTGCGTATTGCCAGCATTTGCCAATGTTGCTGCTCTTATGCATGGCCGGTCAGCACACTGTTTTTCTCTTAGGAAGGGATTTCTTCATGACGTTTACGTTGGCAGTGCGTTGGTGGACATGTATGCAAAGTGTGGCAAGGTCAGGGATGCGAGGACGATCTTCGATGCAATCCCGTCTAAAAATACGGTTTCGTGGAATGCGATGATTGGTGGCTATGCAATGCATGGGGAGGCCGCAAATGCTGTGCAGTTGTTCTGTTTGATGCAGAAGTGCAAACAGAAGCCCGACCTAGTCACATTCACCTGTGTCATTGGTGCCTGTGGCCAAGCTGGCCTGACAGAGGAGGGGCGTCGCTACTTCAGTGAAATGCAGCATAGTCATGGCATTTCCCCGAGGATGGAGCATTATGCATGTATGGTTACTCTGTTAGGACGGGCTGGCAAGCTTGATGAGGCATACGATCTCATAAATGAGATGCCATTTGAGCCAAATGGTTGTATTTGGGGGTCCTTGCTGGGCTCCTGCAGGGTTTATGGAAATGTGTTCCTGGCCGAAGTCGCAGCAGAAAAGCTATTTGAACTAGAGCCAGAAAATACCGGCAACTATGTCCTGCTTTCCAACATTTATGCGTCTAAAAAAATGTGGGACGGGGTAAGTAGAGTGAGGGATCAGATGAAGAATATGGGATTGAAGAAAGAAAAGGGTTGCAGTTGGATAGAGATCAAGAACAAGGTGCACATGTTGTTTGCTGGTGACAATTCACACCCCATGATGACTGCGATAACGGAGAAACTAAAGCAGCTTACCATTGAGATGAGCAGGCTGGGCTTTGCACCGAGCACAGATTTTGTCCTACATGATGTGGAAGAACAAGAAAAGGATGATATCCTTGCTGTGCACAGTGAAAAGCTGGCTGTTGCATTGGGCCTCATAAGCACGAGCCCAGGAACACCCCTCCGGGTGATAAAGAACCTCCGGATTTGTGGTGATTGCCACGAAGCAATGAAGTTCATATCATGTTTTGAGGGGAGGGAGATATCTGTTAGAGACACCAACAGGTTTCATCACTTCAAGGATGGGAAATGTTCTTGTGGGGATTACTGGTGA